CACTTACTACCATCATGATTGCTGTCCAAACTTGAGGACTAATTCCCCAGCTATTCCAATTTGCTATGTCCAGAGCCGAAGCCACGTTGATAATAGTGGCTACACTAATCCAAGCGAGATAGATGCTGACGGGAAAATTGACCAACCATCTTTGTGAGGAAGGAAGGTTTGTTAAGTTAATGCCTAAATTCAGGTAGAGGAGAATTAAAGGAATCAAAATGCCGACCATTGCTATAACTGATAGGGCAAATAATTGAGATTGAAAAAGAAATAGCCAAATTATTTGGCTCAAACTGCTAATAGCTAAATAGTAGCCCATCTGGCGTAGGCGAGGATTATTGCTTTGAGTTGGTAAAACTTGGTAAATAGCTAGACTGATTAATCCTAAATAAATGAGTCCCCAAATAGCAAAAGCATAGTTAGCAGGAATAATCAGTACATTGGGGAAAAAGGTAGTCGAAATTTCACCGATTGTCAATCCCTTCCAAGGGACGATGTTAGCCCAGATATTGAAGCCAAAGGCAGATAGGATGGCTATGAAATTAACCCATTGTCTCAGTCTATCTTGATTAACTTTCATTATTTTTAGCCTA
Above is a window of Cyanobacterium sp. T60_A2020_053 DNA encoding:
- a CDS encoding tryptophan-rich sensory protein yields the protein MKVNQDRLRQWVNFIAILSAFGFNIWANIVPWKGLTIGEISTTFFPNVLIIPANYAFAIWGLIYLGLISLAIYQVLPTQSNNPRLRQMGYYLAISSLSQIIWLFLFQSQLFALSVIAMVGILIPLILLYLNLGINLTNLPSSQRWLVNFPVSIYLAWISVATIINVASALDIANWNSWGISPQVWTAIMMVVSAVIGVIVTWQRRDSIYGGVFAWAYVALALRQGQNPTLAVMAGVLAGLLILVISIRRLKRKRI